Genomic window (Ignisphaera cupida):
TAGAGCAGCTATGTATGCAAATGAAATTGCGGAAATTAGAAAAATGGTTAGACAATTGACAGTTACACAAGTAGCTCTAGAGCAAGTTGCGCTAAGACTAGATACTGTTATAACCATGGGCGATGTAATGGCAGGTCTAATACCTGTTGTAGGTGTTATAAGAGAGCTTAGAGGAATTATAAAGGGTATAATGCCTGAAATGTCTCTTGAGCTATCAGAAGTTGAAGAAGGTCTAAGAGATGTTGTGATATCAGCTGGAGAAGCACTTGGAATGCCTGCTGGAGACATATACACAACACCAGAAGCCAGGAAGATACTTGAGGAAGCAAAAATAGTAGCTGAGCAGAGAATGAAGGAAAAGTTCCCAGAACTACCATCAGCAATCACATCAGCAGCTCAAAAAGCCACAGCACCAGCAACAGGCTCTGCTTAAACAATTTTTCAATTCAATTCACGTTTTTAGGTATAGTAAAGCTTTTTTATGTTTCCACACTATTTTTCTTATTAACATGTACTATGTATTTATTATTTAGAACAATATATGGTGAATTATGTTGAGCAATGAAGTAAAGGTTTTTGGCATTGTCAAAGGGTTTAGAAGAGGTGGTGGAAGGCAATACAATAACCAAGTACTTATACAACTCTTTGCAGATTCGAAAGCAATAGGCTCTTTAGTAGGTGCAAAAATAAGAGTTGTCGATGGCTATGGCAACGTGTATAGAGGTAAGATAGTGAAGATACATAGCTTTAGAAACTGCATTGCAATAGCAAGATTCAACAGCAACCTACCTGGACAAGCCATAGGTTCCAGAGTTGAGGTTTATAAATAGAGGTTTTTGTCAGAGCAACTCTGATTAATCATAAATCATTTTTGCCGGGTTCTCATCATCCATTATTTAACACTGTTATCTAGTTATAAACTTGTTTTGGATAAATATAGTTTAGGGTGCTTCAATGGAGTTTTCACTTGTTGCTCAAACACTAGATATATTGGAGAAAACATCTAGCAAGATTCAACAAGCTGCTACTCTAGCTGCGCTTTTCAAGAAAACTCCTGCAATTGATATAGACAAGGTTGTTTACTTTATTCTTGGTATTCTATGGCCTGATTGGAAGGGTATGCCAGAGATTGGTATTGCTGAAAAGGGTATTCAAAAAGCTATTGCCATGGCTACAAACACTACTGAAAGTGAGGTTGAGAAGCTTTACAAGTCTTTAGGAGACTTTGGAGCTGTTGTTGAAAAACTTAAACTGGGTAAGCAAGGCAAGGCATCTGGTCTAATGACCTTTATCAAGAGTGCTAAAGAGGAGAAGAAGAGGTTGGATGTTGAAACAGTTTACAATACTCTTGTTAAAATTGCTATGCTTCAGGGAGAGGGCAGCAGGGATATGAAGCTTAGACTATTAACAGCTTTGCTTATGGATGCTGATGCTAAGGAGGCTAAATACATTGTTAGATTTGTTGAGGGAAGGCTAAGACTTGGTGTTGGAGAAGCAACAGTTATGGATGGTCTTGCAACAGCTTTTGGCGTTTCTCGAGATCTTGTTGAAAGAGCATACAACATATTTCCTGATCTTGGCGCTATAGCTAAGACTCTTGCTGAAAAGGGTGGTGGAGAGCTGAAGAACATTAAACCAACACCTGGAATACCACTAAGACCAATGCTTGCCGAAAGGGGTAGTGACCCAGTTGAAATACTGAACAAAGCCGGTTTTCCAGCATTAGCGGAGTTTAAATATGATGGTGAAAGAGCTCAAATACATAAGAAGGGTGACAAGATTTGGTTGTTTTCTAGAAGACTAGAGGAAATAACTCATCAATATCCAGATGTAGTTGAAATGGCTTTGAAGCATATAAAGGCTTCTGAAGCCATTGTTGAGGGGGAGATAATAGCTGTAGATCCTGAAACAGAAGAGTTTAAACCATTTCAAGAGCTTATGCATAGAAAGAGGAAGAAGGATATTCACGAAGCTGTTAAGGAAATACCTGTAGTTGTTAGACTATTTGATTGTCTTTATGTCGATGGTGTTGATCTTACAATGAAGCCACTTCCAGAGAGAAGGGAGTATCTTAGGAAAATAGTTGAGGAAAGTGATGAGTTTAGAATTGCTGAAGGCGCTATTGTAAAGGATAGTAAAGAGCTTGAGCAGCTGTTTCTAAAAGCTGTTGATGCTGGTTGTGAAGGTCTTGTTGTCAAGTCTCTTGGTAGAGATTCTGTTTACCAAGCTGGTGTAAGGGGGTGGCTATGGATAAAGTATAAAAGAGATTATAAAAGCGAGTTGACAGATACTGTTGACTTGGTGGTTGTTGGAGCATTTCATGGAAGAGGAAAGAGAAGTGGAACATATGGAGCACTGTTACTAGCTGCATACGATCCTGATACAGATAGATTTGTTACTGTATGTAAAGTTGGCACAGGTTTTACTGATGAGGAGCTTGCCCAGCTGCCAAGAAAATTAGAGCCATATAAACTACCCAATAAACATCAAAGAGTTGATAGTGACATAGAAGCTGATGTATGGTTTGAACCAGCTTTAGTAATGGAGGTTACAGGTGCTGAGCTAACATTATCCCCAGTACACACATGTTGCAGAGGCTGGGTAAAACCAGGTGTTGGAATATCAATAAGATTTCCAAGATTCATAAGATGGAGAGAAGATAAATCACCAACAGAAGCTACAACAAGTAAGGAAATATATGAAATGTATTTGAGGAAACTTAGGAAAATAGAGAGAGTTGAGCCTAAGGGAGAGGAAGCATAGATTTAATCACATCTGAAACACCAATACATGTTAAAAACATTTAATTATTTCAAATACACAATTGTTTTTGCAATATTTGTTTTTCAGACGCTATTAAGTATTGTAAAAGGTCTTGGCATATCCAATTGCATGGTTGATTTTAACTTAAATTCTAGTGGCGACAGCAGTTTTTTATTGGTGTAAGCTTTATGGATGATTATTTACCTGGTTATAGGGATTTTGTAAGAAGTGTTCTTGAGAAACATGGAGCAAGGATTGGTTGTAGAATTAGGTTGTGGCTTGCCAATAACATGGTTTTTGAAGGTATTTTGATGCCTCATCATGAGTTTAGCAGTAGTGACATAATAGTTGTTAAGCTTGACAATGGTTATAACATTGGCATATCGATTAACAGAGTTTCTAAAATTGATGTTGTTGAGTGCATTGAGAGAGGTGGGGCAAGAGCTCAGGAAGTGATTCAGAAACAGAAACCAGTTGTTAAAATTCTTGGTTGTGGAGGTACAATAGCTAGTAGAGTTGAGTATGAAACTGGTGCTGTTAAGCCCGCTATGAGCCCTGCAGAACTAATGGAGATAATACCTGAGCTTAAAGATTTTGCGGGATATGATGTTGAGGTTCTATTCAATATCTTGAGCGAGGATATGACACCAGCTCACTGGAAAGCTATTGCAGAATCTGTCTACAAATCAATTGCGAATGGTGTTGATGGCATTGTTGTGACACATGGAACAGACACAATGGGGTATACAGCAGCTGCACTAGCATTTTCTCTTCAAAATCTTCCAATGCCAATAGCTCTTGTAGGTGCTCAGAGAAGTAGTGATAGACCAAGTACAGATGCAGCTCTCAATCTATTGGCAGCTGTTGTAACAACTCTTAAAGCACCATTTGGAGAGGTTGTAGTTGTTATGCACTCAACACCATCGGATACGGAGGCTTTTGCTCATAGAGGTGTGAAGGTGAGGAAGATGCATAGTAGTAGAAGAGACGCTTTTCAAAGCATAAACGATTTC
Coding sequences:
- a CDS encoding Snf7 family protein, coding for MVSMSDFEKRWAGGPSVGEKFKELFKKKEPIKQKLVMADYKIRAMVSRLEVFIERLRERDRTLFERVVDALTQGDEVRAAMYANEIAEIRKMVRQLTVTQVALEQVALRLDTVITMGDVMAGLIPVVGVIRELRGIIKGIMPEMSLELSEVEEGLRDVVISAGEALGMPAGDIYTTPEARKILEEAKIVAEQRMKEKFPELPSAITSAAQKATAPATGSA
- a CDS encoding ATP-dependent DNA ligase, with the protein product MEFSLVAQTLDILEKTSSKIQQAATLAALFKKTPAIDIDKVVYFILGILWPDWKGMPEIGIAEKGIQKAIAMATNTTESEVEKLYKSLGDFGAVVEKLKLGKQGKASGLMTFIKSAKEEKKRLDVETVYNTLVKIAMLQGEGSRDMKLRLLTALLMDADAKEAKYIVRFVEGRLRLGVGEATVMDGLATAFGVSRDLVERAYNIFPDLGAIAKTLAEKGGGELKNIKPTPGIPLRPMLAERGSDPVEILNKAGFPALAEFKYDGERAQIHKKGDKIWLFSRRLEEITHQYPDVVEMALKHIKASEAIVEGEIIAVDPETEEFKPFQELMHRKRKKDIHEAVKEIPVVVRLFDCLYVDGVDLTMKPLPERREYLRKIVEESDEFRIAEGAIVKDSKELEQLFLKAVDAGCEGLVVKSLGRDSVYQAGVRGWLWIKYKRDYKSELTDTVDLVVVGAFHGRGKRSGTYGALLLAAYDPDTDRFVTVCKVGTGFTDEELAQLPRKLEPYKLPNKHQRVDSDIEADVWFEPALVMEVTGAELTLSPVHTCCRGWVKPGVGISIRFPRFIRWREDKSPTEATTSKEIYEMYLRKLRKIERVEPKGEEA
- a CDS encoding 50S ribosomal protein L35ae, whose translation is MSNEVKVFGIVKGFRRGGGRQYNNQVLIQLFADSKAIGSLVGAKIRVVDGYGNVYRGKIVKIHSFRNCIAIARFNSNLPGQAIGSRVEVYK
- the gatD gene encoding Glu-tRNA(Gln) amidotransferase subunit GatD codes for the protein MDDYLPGYRDFVRSVLEKHGARIGCRIRLWLANNMVFEGILMPHHEFSSSDIIVVKLDNGYNIGISINRVSKIDVVECIERGGARAQEVIQKQKPVVKILGCGGTIASRVEYETGAVKPAMSPAELMEIIPELKDFAGYDVEVLFNILSEDMTPAHWKAIAESVYKSIANGVDGIVVTHGTDTMGYTAAALAFSLQNLPMPIALVGAQRSSDRPSTDAALNLLAAVVTTLKAPFGEVVVVMHSTPSDTEAFAHRGVKVRKMHSSRRDAFQSINDFPLAKIDLMKMEIKTINNRFIPRSKGFEEIKFSASFDDKVALVKAYPGFQSEIIDFLVDKKFHGIVIEGTGLGHIGSYTIESIRRAVEEGIAVVMTTQTLFGRVNMNVYTTGRRLLEAGVIPGEDMLPETAYVKLSWVLAQTRDLKEVKKMMLTNYVNEINPVHTHNLYPIWIH